In a single window of the Bacillus mycoides genome:
- a CDS encoding isochorismatase family protein, producing the protein MAIPSISVYKMPIESELPKNKVNWTPDPKRAVLLIHDMQEYFLDAYSDKESPKVELISNIKVIRERCKELGIPVVYTAQPGGQTLEQRGLLQDFWGDGIPAGPDKKKIVDELTPDEDDIFLTKWRYSAFKKTNLLEILNEQGRDQLIICGIYAHIGCLLTACEAFMDGIEPFFVADAVADFSLEHHKQALQYASNRCAVTTSTNLLLKDLQSVKSDESEGITLQKVHELVAQLLREPVESIEVDEDLLNRGLDSVRIMSLVEKWRREGKEITFADLAERPTVDDWYRLLSSQAAQVL; encoded by the coding sequence ATGGCTATCCCATCTATTTCAGTATATAAAATGCCAATTGAATCAGAACTACCAAAAAATAAAGTGAATTGGACGCCAGATCCGAAACGTGCGGTTCTTCTAATCCATGACATGCAAGAATATTTTCTTGATGCATATAGCGATAAAGAATCGCCAAAAGTAGAACTAATTTCAAATATTAAGGTGATAAGAGAAAGATGCAAGGAACTTGGTATACCAGTTGTTTATACAGCACAACCTGGTGGACAAACGTTAGAACAACGAGGGTTATTACAAGACTTTTGGGGTGACGGTATTCCTGCTGGACCAGATAAAAAGAAAATTGTCGATGAGCTTACTCCAGATGAGGATGATATATTCCTAACCAAATGGAGATATAGTGCATTTAAAAAGACGAATCTATTAGAAATTTTAAATGAGCAGGGAAGAGATCAACTTATTATTTGCGGTATTTATGCGCATATTGGCTGCCTTTTAACAGCTTGTGAAGCATTTATGGATGGTATAGAGCCATTTTTTGTAGCAGATGCAGTTGCTGATTTTTCACTAGAGCATCATAAACAAGCATTGCAGTATGCATCAAATAGATGTGCAGTAACGACATCAACAAACTTACTATTAAAAGATTTACAAAGTGTAAAAAGCGATGAGAGTGAAGGAATCACTTTACAGAAAGTACATGAACTAGTTGCACAACTACTCCGTGAGCCAGTAGAGAGTATTGAAGTTGATGAAGACTTATTAAATAGAGGACTTGATTCGGTCAGAATTATGAGTTTAGTAGAGAAATGGCGTCGCGAAGGGAAAGAAATCACTTTTGCAGATTTAGCAGAACGTCCAACTGTTGATGATTGGTACCGTTTACTATCTTCACAAGCAGCACAAGTGCTGTAA
- a CDS encoding (2,3-dihydroxybenzoyl)adenylate synthase → MLIGYTEWPKEFANRYREEGCWLGETFGSMLKERAEKYGDQIAVVSSNTHITYSELDKKVDRLASGLLNLGIKKEDRVVIQLPNIIEFFEICFALFRIGALPVFALPSHRSSEISYFCEFGEASAYVISDKALGFDYRKLAREVKEKVPALQHVIVVGEEEEFVNITDLYMDPIPLPEVQPSDVAFLQLSGGTTGLSKLIPRTHDDYIYSLRVSADICNLNAESVYMAVLPVAHNYPMSSPGTFGTFYAGGKVVLATGGSPDEAFALIEKEKVTITALVPPLAMIWLDAVSSRNNDLSSLQVIQVGGAKFSAEVAKRIRPTFGCTLQQVFGMAEGLVNYTRLDDPEEIIIHTQGRPMSTFDEVRVVDEHDNDVKPGEVGSLLTRGPYTIRGYYKAEEHNVRSFTEDGFYRTGDLVKVNEQGYIIVEGRDKDQINRGGEKVAAEEVENHLLAHDAVHDVAIVSMPDDYLGERTCAFVIARGQVLTANELKMFLRERGIAAYKIPDRIEFIESFPQTGVGKVSKKELRKVIAEKLITVKQ, encoded by the coding sequence ATGTTAATAGGTTATACGGAATGGCCAAAAGAATTTGCCAATCGCTATCGAGAAGAAGGGTGTTGGCTTGGAGAAACATTTGGTTCGATGTTAAAAGAACGTGCTGAAAAATATGGGGATCAAATTGCGGTTGTAAGTAGTAATACGCATATAACGTATAGTGAACTTGATAAAAAGGTAGATCGCTTAGCTTCAGGTTTACTGAATTTAGGAATAAAGAAAGAAGACCGAGTTGTAATCCAGTTACCTAATATTATAGAGTTTTTCGAAATATGCTTTGCGCTATTTCGCATTGGAGCACTCCCTGTTTTTGCACTACCTTCTCATCGCAGTAGTGAAATTAGTTATTTTTGCGAGTTTGGTGAAGCGAGTGCTTACGTTATTTCAGATAAGGCTCTCGGCTTTGATTATCGAAAACTAGCAAGAGAAGTGAAAGAGAAAGTTCCCGCTTTACAACATGTAATCGTAGTGGGGGAAGAAGAAGAATTCGTGAACATAACTGATCTTTATATGGATCCGATTCCGTTACCAGAAGTTCAGCCAAGTGATGTTGCGTTTCTCCAATTATCAGGAGGGACGACAGGACTTTCTAAATTAATTCCTAGAACACATGATGACTATATTTATAGTTTACGTGTTAGCGCTGACATTTGTAATTTAAATGCAGAAAGTGTCTATATGGCAGTTCTTCCAGTAGCACACAATTACCCGATGAGTTCTCCAGGGACATTTGGAACTTTCTATGCCGGTGGAAAAGTAGTATTGGCAACTGGAGGTAGTCCAGATGAGGCATTTGCTCTTATAGAAAAAGAAAAAGTTACGATTACAGCGCTCGTTCCACCATTAGCAATGATTTGGCTTGATGCGGTATCTTCCCGTAATAACGATTTATCAAGCCTGCAAGTTATTCAAGTAGGCGGTGCGAAATTTAGTGCCGAAGTTGCGAAGCGTATACGCCCTACATTCGGATGTACGTTACAGCAAGTGTTCGGTATGGCGGAAGGGTTAGTAAATTACACAAGACTAGATGATCCAGAAGAAATCATTATTCATACACAAGGTAGACCGATGTCTACATTTGATGAAGTTCGAGTTGTTGATGAACATGATAATGATGTTAAGCCTGGTGAAGTAGGTAGTTTATTAACAAGAGGGCCATATACAATTCGTGGCTATTATAAAGCGGAAGAGCATAATGTAAGATCATTTACAGAAGATGGTTTTTATCGCACAGGTGATCTTGTAAAAGTAAATGAACAAGGTTACATCATTGTAGAAGGAAGAGATAAAGATCAAATTAACCGTGGTGGTGAGAAGGTTGCTGCGGAAGAAGTTGAAAATCATCTATTAGCACATGATGCAGTACATGATGTAGCAATTGTATCTATGCCTGACGATTATTTAGGAGAACGCACTTGCGCTTTTGTTATCGCTCGTGGACAAGTCCTAACTGCAAACGAATTAAAAATGTTCTTAAGAGAACGTGGTATAGCAGCTTATAAGATTCCAGATCGAATTGAATTTATTGAATCATTCCCACAAACAGGTGTTGGAAAAGTAAGCAAAAAAGAATTACGTAAAGTCATTGCTGAAAAACTTATTACAGTAAAACAATAA
- the dhbC gene encoding isochorismate synthase DhbC codes for MNELIAVKELSEKLLEDYKTESSFFFASPTRTILTEGEFTTVKHHEIESFPELVQAVLSNAKQAGNPNPIVVGALPFDRRKEVQLIVPEHSRITERLQLETTNEIKRNEKLTFEMTPVPAPEVYMDGVKQGIAKIQDGDLRKIVLSRSLDVKSSEKIDQQKLLRELAEHNKHGYTFAVNLPKDENEYSKTLIGASPELLVSRHGMQVISNPLAGSRPRSEDPVEDKRRAEELLSSPKDLHEHAVVVEAVAAALRPYCHILHVPEKPSVIHSEAMWHLSTEVKGELKDPNTSSLELAIALHPTPAVCGTPMEEAREAIQKIEPFDREFFTGMLGWSDLNGDGEWIVTIRCAEVQENTLRLYAGAGVVAESKPEDELAETSAKFQTMLKALGLRDNALNEK; via the coding sequence ATGAATGAACTTATAGCCGTAAAGGAACTGTCAGAAAAATTATTAGAAGATTATAAAACTGAATCTTCGTTCTTTTTCGCTTCACCAACTCGAACGATATTGACAGAAGGAGAGTTTACTACAGTAAAACATCATGAAATTGAAAGTTTTCCAGAACTTGTACAAGCGGTATTAAGTAATGCAAAACAAGCCGGAAATCCGAATCCTATCGTTGTTGGTGCTTTGCCTTTTGATCGTAGAAAAGAAGTTCAACTTATCGTACCAGAACATAGTAGAATTACTGAGCGTTTACAGTTAGAGACAACAAATGAGATAAAACGAAATGAGAAACTGACATTTGAAATGACACCGGTTCCAGCTCCTGAAGTTTATATGGATGGTGTGAAGCAAGGAATAGCAAAAATTCAGGACGGAGATTTAAGAAAAATCGTTCTATCTAGATCGTTGGATGTTAAGTCTTCCGAGAAAATTGATCAACAAAAACTACTTCGTGAATTAGCGGAACATAATAAGCACGGCTACACATTTGCTGTTAATTTGCCGAAAGATGAAAACGAGTACAGTAAGACGTTAATTGGAGCAAGTCCTGAATTACTTGTTTCACGTCATGGTATGCAAGTAATTTCTAATCCGTTGGCTGGCTCAAGACCACGAAGTGAGGATCCAGTAGAAGATAAAAGAAGGGCAGAAGAATTACTTTCTTCTCCAAAAGATTTACATGAACATGCGGTAGTAGTTGAAGCGGTTGCCGCTGCGCTTCGCCCTTACTGTCATATATTACATGTTCCAGAAAAACCCTCAGTTATTCATAGTGAAGCAATGTGGCATTTGTCTACGGAAGTGAAAGGTGAACTAAAGGACCCAAATACGTCTTCTTTAGAATTAGCAATTGCTCTTCATCCTACGCCAGCAGTTTGTGGAACTCCAATGGAAGAAGCGAGAGAGGCTATTCAAAAAATTGAGCCATTTGACCGTGAATTCTTTACAGGAATGTTAGGGTGGAGCGATTTAAATGGAGATGGCGAATGGATTGTTACAATTCGTTGTGCTGAAGTGCAAGAGAATACACTTCGCTTATATGCAGGTGCTGGAGTTGTTGCTGAATCAAAGCCAGAAGATGAGTTAGCAGAAACATCAGCTAAGTTCCAAACAATGTTGAAGGCTTTAGGGTTAAGAGATAATGCGCTGAATGAAAAATAG
- the dhbA gene encoding 2,3-dihydro-2,3-dihydroxybenzoate dehydrogenase — MNLGEFDGKTVLVTGAAQGIGSVVAKMFLERGATVIAVDQNEEGLNVLLNENELNETRMKTFHLDVSDSTAVEDMVNGIENDIATIDILINVAGVLRMGPIHSLSDEDWNKTFSVNSTGVFYMSRAVSKHMMQRRSGAIVTVGSNAANTPRMEMAAYAASKAATTMFMKCLGLELAAYNIRCNLVSPGSTETEMQRLLWADENGAENIIAGSQNTYRLGIPLQKIAQPSEIAEAVLFLASDKASHITMHNLCVDGGATLGV, encoded by the coding sequence ATGAACTTAGGGGAATTTGATGGAAAAACGGTTTTAGTAACAGGTGCAGCTCAAGGTATAGGCAGTGTTGTTGCCAAAATGTTTTTAGAAAGAGGAGCTACAGTTATTGCGGTTGATCAAAATGAAGAGGGGTTAAACGTACTCTTAAATGAAAATGAATTAAATGAAACACGTATGAAAACATTTCATTTAGATGTGAGTGATAGTACTGCTGTTGAAGATATGGTAAACGGTATTGAAAATGATATAGCAACAATAGATATATTAATAAATGTTGCAGGGGTATTACGTATGGGACCGATTCACTCTTTAAGTGATGAAGATTGGAATAAAACCTTCTCTGTAAATTCTACAGGAGTTTTCTATATGTCTCGAGCAGTAAGTAAACATATGATGCAAAGAAGGTCAGGGGCAATTGTTACAGTTGGTTCAAATGCGGCAAATACTCCGAGAATGGAAATGGCTGCGTACGCTGCATCAAAAGCCGCAACGACAATGTTTATGAAGTGTTTAGGATTAGAGCTTGCAGCATACAATATTCGCTGCAACTTAGTTTCTCCTGGTTCTACTGAAACTGAAATGCAAAGATTACTATGGGCTGATGAGAATGGAGCTGAAAATATAATTGCTGGTTCTCAAAATACATATAGACTCGGTATTCCGTTACAAAAAATTGCACAACCTTCAGAAATTGCTGAAGCTGTATTGTTTTTAGCTTCTGATAAAGCGAGTCATATTACAATGCACAATTTATGTGTCGATGGCGGAGCTACATTAGGAGTTTAA